The region ACAAGTAGCTGGTACTGCAAAGAATATGGGAATTACAGTTGAAGGTTATGACGAATGACTAAAAGGAAGTGCTAACTAATGGCTAAAAGAATTACAAAAAACATTAAAAATGTTAAAAGCTTAGTTAATAAAAAAGACGTATTCCCTCTTGCAGATGCTATTGAATTAGCAAAAAAAGCTTCATTTGCAAAATTTGATGAATCTGTTGATATTGCAATTAGATTAAATCTTGATACAAGAAAATCAGATCAACAATTACGTGGATCAGTTGTACTTCCACACGGTACAGGAAAATCAGTTAAAGTTTTAGTAGCAACTGACGAAGTTTCAGCCCAAAAAGCTTCATTAGAAGCTGGAGCAGATTTTGTTTACAGTTCAGCTGAATTACCAGAAGTATTAAATCAAGATAAATATGATTTTGATGTAATAGTTGCCGATCCTAAAATGATGTTAGTTTTAGGAAAATTTGGTAAAAAATTAGGACCTAAAGGTTTAATGCCAAACCCAAAAACAGGAACAGTTACAATCAATCCTGCTAAAGCTGTTGAAGAACTTAAAAAAGGTAAAGCAAATTATCGTGCTGATAAGGGTGGAATTGTTCACGCCTCATTTGGTAAGAAATCAATGGAAACAAATGTTCTAGCAGAAAATGCTGATACTATTATTCAAACAATTAAGAGATTAAAACCTCAAACAGTTAAGGGTACATATGTTTTAAATATTACCGTTTCAACTTCTATGGGTCAATCTGTTAAAGTAAGAATTGATTAATATGTTGAAAAAAAGCAGTCTTAACACTGCTTTTTTATTTGTTTTTAATAAAAAAACAAAATTGTTAAAATAAAAAATACCTCAAAATTAGAGGTATTTTTTAAATTTAGTTAATTTTTTAGATTATAAAATGAGTTTTTGCCTTCGAATTTAGCTTCATTGCCTAATTCTGATTCTATTTTTAACAAGCGATTGTATTTAGCAATTCTATCTGTTCTTGAAAGAGAGCCGGTTTTGATTTCTCCAGTATTTAATGCTACTGCCAAATCTGCGATAAATGTATCTTC is a window of Metamycoplasma hominis ATCC 23114 DNA encoding:
- the rplA gene encoding 50S ribosomal protein L1, translating into MAKRITKNIKNVKSLVNKKDVFPLADAIELAKKASFAKFDESVDIAIRLNLDTRKSDQQLRGSVVLPHGTGKSVKVLVATDEVSAQKASLEAGADFVYSSAELPEVLNQDKYDFDVIVADPKMMLVLGKFGKKLGPKGLMPNPKTGTVTINPAKAVEELKKGKANYRADKGGIVHASFGKKSMETNVLAENADTIIQTIKRLKPQTVKGTYVLNITVSTSMGQSVKVRID